The Onychomys torridus chromosome 9, mOncTor1.1, whole genome shotgun sequence genomic sequence cccaagctcctGGGAGCTCACGAACTCctgaccaacagctagggagcctggtggaactgacctaggccctctgcatgtggatgacaattgtgtagcttggtgtgtttgtggggcccctggcagtgagatcaagacctgtccctggtgcatgagctggcttttgggaacctgttccccatgatgaaatgccttgttcagccttgaagcagggggcaggggcttactcctgcctcaatttgatacgccatgctttgttgactcccatgggaggccagcccctttctgaatggaggaggaatggatgggggtggggtagaccggaggtggagggagggaacccaaggagaggatggagggaattGTGGTTGGTaggttaaataaatgaaaaaaaaaatcagattttcttTTGGCAGCATAGTGGGATCTTGGCTTATTACTGGCTGGGGTGTTCCTTAGGCATTTACCTTCCAAGTGGTTTCAGTCATTGTATATGTTAGATGCTATTTCACTACTACTGACCCAAGAATCTTAAATGACCAATTCTTGCTAACAGACAGTAGAAAAGTTAATTTCTTTGTCATTAtctaaaaagaaatctaaatgaaacTGCTTTGACAtgagtcaacttttttttttttttggatacaaATTCTCTTGtacccaggatgaccttgactttctgatcttcctgtctctacctactAAGTGTTGTggtgacaggtgtgtgtcacaatgTCTAGTGCATGCTGCTTACACAGAGCTGGGGGTCCAACTCAGGACTGCATGCATGACAGACAATCATTCTGCTAACTGGGTTATATTCCCAGCTGTCACTGGAACTATTTGAGAGCAATCACTGGCAAGTACACTCATTTAGTTAAAGTTACACTGATATTACTATTACATCACAAAGCACATGtcatgttaaaaaaatgaaatgtagttGGGTTATCTATTTACATTAATTAGAAGTTTTGCACAAGAAAAATATCCCAAGTGAATTTCTTTCAGATCAACTGACAGCTATTTGTAaagatttttaagttaaaattattttgttattttgtgcacatgagtgttttgcctacatgtatgtctgtgcaccaggcttgtgcttggaggtcagaagagggccctGAATCCCCTGGAATTACAGTTTCCAGATGTTTGCTGGCCTCTATGCTGATGCTTTCAATCAAACTTGGATCCTTTGCAaaagcaagtgcccttaactattgaaccatctctccagaccaagatgataaaatgtaaacattagtACTTTATGTCTGTACTCGAAGTAAGGATTTGAGTTGAAATGTCATTACCCCTTAGCTGAAGGATTACAGGAAACAGCAACCCAGGCCCTGGTGGCTTGGGAAGAACACTCAGGGATGGTGGCCTGCATATTTGGCCCCAGTACAGTTCTGATTAGCTCAAGGTTTAAAAAacaagatggtgtgtgtgtgtgtgtgtgtgtgtgtgtgtgtgtgtgtgtgtgtatgctggagaggtagctcagttgtCAAAATGCTTTccgtgcaagcctgaggacctgaacttggtcttcagaactcatgtaaaagaaaaaaaaatagcctagTGTAGTGGCATGTGCTTGTACTCTGGCTGGGAGGGGGATGAGTGCATTCAttgctggggctcactggccagccagcctagtctacttggtgAGTAGGCTGtgagaccagtgagagaccctgcctcaaaaaaatcaaGGTGGGTGTCATGTTAGGAACAATACTGAGCTtgacctctgccttccacctgcacaaacacacacatgcacatacacatgtacacacatatacagactcacatgtgaactcacatacacatgcatgaatgtagtgtacacacaaaaataaaataacaaagtgaCTTGATAAGTTAGCGTTCCAACATGCTggattatttgaaaatgtttttattcttccCTTTATTTCCATGGCTACTGACAACTGTATACCCATGGCCTCATTCTCTCCCCACGCCCCCAACAGTGTTCATCTGGGAATCCCGAGCCTTGGTCTTTTATTACATTGTTCTAACTAACATTTCTAGATTGAGGGGTGTAAACATCTCCCTACCACCCACCCTCTGCCTTTTGGTCAATTTTTTTAGCCTGCTTATTAGATAACAATATTCCCATTAATTGACCTGTGCAGGAAGATAAGCACCACTTTCTATCAAACCCTTTCCAATACAGAAACTGCCGGGAGCCATCAGCCAAGTTCATCTTAGAAGCTAACTGAGTTTCCTCGGCACACAAGATAAAGAGATATCCCAGCTACTGAACAGGGACTGCGGCCTGGCGCCTTCCCGCCTCTCCAGGCAGAGATGAGGCCTGGGTAGAACATGGCCTGTGAGCGCCGGCCAGCTAGCTGCTGACCACTGTGTTTCTGACCCCCTTTAAGTCTTTTCATGCTGCACCTTTGAGGATTTGGACTGCACCTTCCCCCTTAGGAAAGAAGAGATGACATCTTGTTCCCAGCCAAGGATGTGCAAATAGATTTGGGTGGCATCGGATGGGCTGAATCAGGACCACTGTGTTCATTATCTTGATCAGCTCAGCTTTTCCAGTTCAGTTTCCATGTTCACAAACATTAATGAATGTCCTTGACCACCACTGTCCTTGCTAAGGACCAAAAGACTCCCACGCACAGCCGTATTTGATAAGAAAAGACTATCACTTTTGTTCCTGTTACAGGGGAACAGGTGGAGGTTCAGATTCTCTGGCTTTCCGGATGGCTCGGCTATGTGAGCCCATAAGCACAGGATGTTGACTGCTGTGGAGCAATACTTGACTGGTGGGGAACTGAGGATAGTTATATGCACTTGCCCAGTGCTGAGTCTCTATGGTCAGAACACACAGGGTGTATAAACAAAGCAGAAATAGCCATTAGTCCTGTCCTCTAGAGACAATTCCCAAAATTATTTTGATATAACCacttccatatttttttttcagtgtggctACACaccatatataattaaaattctatTATGGAGAGATTTtcatatggctttttaaaaagcattgtaCCGAATTTTCCTGCATTATTAAATGCATTTGAAAACAAATGGTTAATGATCAAAATATTCAGTTGTAGAAATTTACCATTTAAGTTTCATTCCATGGATGGGATcccaatttgttttaaaattaagaatgttGAGATGTAAATATTTATGCACCAATCTTCATGCAtgtccctttaaaaaaattatttatgtgcattggtgttttgcctgcatgtatgtctgtgtgacggTGTCAtagaaaccctggaactggagttacaaataggtgtgagctaccatgtgggtgctgggatttgagcttgggacctctggaagataaaccaatgctcttaactgctaagccacctctccagcccatccctTTTACTTCTTAATGAATTCCTGGGAATAGTTTGCTTGGTCAAAGGGATTCACCATGCCCACAAAAGCCATGGGTGTTGCCAGCCTCAGGCTCTGGTTCGTATCCCTACCCTGCCATGTGCTTGTCTCCAACATTCCTCTTGTGGGCGAATGTTTGTACTGAGCAGTTGTAGAGCTTGGGTTTCCTAGAAGTCTTTGCAGAACCCTTTGTGGATGGACGGATGTTGCAAACGCTGACTTGGTGATAGTGTTTCTTCTTGTTTGCTTCTGGCACCTACTCTGTGGTCACAAGTGAGAGGCAATCCCCTCTGCACTCTAACAGATGGGAGATCTCTTTTCCAGATTGCTTGCCCATATCTGCTCTCTCTATACTTCCTAGAGAAAGCAGTGATCCTCAGCTGAAGGTGATTCTGCACTGTCACCCTCAAGGGAGTAAATCAATGTCTGGAGACACTTCGGTTGGGTGAGTAGAGGGTCTTGCTACTGGCCTCTACTGGAGAGAGGCCAGAAATATGTTAAAGATCCCACATCCTGTTGGTAATACAAAATGTTCTCAGTGATTctgaattattaaatataaattagagTTGGTACAGGGTTAGTAGTTAAGTCAGGGaatgggagatggctcagtggctacgAGAGCGTGCTGTGAAAGCAagaggacttgaatttgaatccccagcaGCCATATAAAGAACAGGGTGTGGCCgagtgtgcctgtaaccccagcactaggagacAGGAGCATCTtcggggcttgctggccaccagtaTAGCTCCAGGCTCACcgaggaccctgtctcaaaagattcCACCAGAGAGTGGTAGAAAAAACTGGACATTCTCTTCAGGCCTGCTTGGGTGTGCATGGGCATGCACacctatatatacacatgtgtatacacccCCAACAGATACtcaatgacagagagagagagaggggggggggagggagagagagagagagaaggaaggaaggaaagaaagaaagatagatgcTAAGATAAGGATAAGGAATGGGCATAATTTCTTGTTTAATATGGAAATATAGACCTTGCCTTTCCAGGAAAactcttatttttcctttattatttcccATCTCTCCCCTGTTTCATtgtgtatctttctttctttgcctgctCCTTCATACCCGTGCACCCCCGCAGACCCCCTCCCAAACCTTAAGTTATCAGGTTGCTGTGTGTAGGGAGAAGAGAgtggcagagagagaagacacattGCATCTAGAACTGGGTCTTTATTGAGGTTTATTGCCCTTTAGGAACCTTCTGAGACATGGAAGACCCTTTAGGGATGTCAGGGAGCTGGCAGGACTTCAGCAGGAAACTAGACAGGCCAGGGCACATGGCACAGAAAACCTGCCCCATTCCAGTTCCAGATTTCCTCAAGGCTCGCCCAAGCTCCAGAGTTAATTCTCTATCAAGATCTTATTGATCCAGGGCCTGTAATGGGAGATTCTGGTGAAGACAGCCGGGGGCTTTGCGTTCGGATGTACATAGGATGCGATGCCTTGGGctatcccagcacacaggaggggTCCTCCAGAGTCTCCCTGTTGTGGGGAGGCACAGAGAGGAAACCTGTGAACGAATGCCTCTACTTCTACCCACCCATTTCACCTTGGAGTTGCAGTTAGGGCTAGAGTCAGCCCAGGAGCCTGATGCCACATCTTTCTTTCCTGGGGCAGCCACCATACCTTCACCCCATGTTCTCTGCACAGCGATGGAAGATGTAAACTTTCTTTCCTCACTCCCATGATTCCTAAACGCTGTGATTAGCTGACAATTTTCTGCTCCACCTCCTTCTAGCACTCAGGCCCCCAGCAGTGGTTTTTGAAAAAATAGTAGTAAGAGGATCACCTTGTATACATTTCGCATCTTCTTGGGATTGCCCACACACAGCTGGGGTTCATGGTGAAAACTCTCAAAGTGATGGCAGGCTTGGGGATCCAAGACACTCATCTTCACCTCTTGCAGTGTGTCGGAGGCTGGTTCATTCACGTTTGTTCTTCCCCAGCCAACTGCCCGGCACACCCTCCCAGGGTGGATGAAGTTTGATTTGGCTGAGAACGGGAGGGTGCCCACGCCTAGGGTTAGGTTGGCTTTCTCCTTCAGCTGTGAAGGGATTGAGGGGCTTTTAGTGAGGGCCATGGGCAATCAGAGAGGGGAAGGGCAAAACACCAGGTCCAACCAGTGGATAAGAAGGGAGTGCTGTCCTGAGTCAGGGCAGGGGAAGCTCAGGGCAATGGGGGACCTGAAGGAAAAGTCTAAGGGAGTAGAATGGAGGGAGAAGCTTGTTACCTTCAGTAACATGATGTCATTGAGAACCAAATGGCCATCGTAATTTTGGATGAGGGAATTGCTTTTCAACCTCAAGCTTCTGCCATGtgtcttcttttacttttctgttgtgggCTCCTAGGAGGACTGTGATAGACCTATTGTGAAGACGGAGTGGGGCTGAGGatggagagtgcttgcctagcttatatgaagccctgggttcgacccacagcactgtataaactggcatggtggtgcatgcctataatctctgcacttgggcagtagaggcaggaggattagaagttcaaggtcattcttagctacataatgagtttgaggccagcctgagctacatgagactgtgcctcaaaaccaaacacaaataaaaccaacaacagcaacaacaaaaagaaagaacaagaagacAGAGATGGCTTTAGAGATGAACACATTTTGAGAAAAGGCTGGAATTCCTCACTGGACTTGGGactcttcccatcccctcttTCTGGGCTATTCATGGTTTTGGATGGCTCAGTTTTTAACCAGGAGAGCATTGTGGAGCTATGTGCTCTTGGGCCTGAAGGTGGATCTTGGGCTTGAGCCAGCTTTCaggagagaaaaggcttcgaGCAAGAGCGTTCCTGCAACAGATATACTTTCTAGGTCTGGGTCCCTTGGAATTGCTGGGGAATGAGCAAGAAATGGAGGACCTAGGGGGTAGGGTTAGCACTCCCTAGTTTGGGGAACTTTATATGGGGCCAGTCTTCTGCAGAAAGAGTTATGAGTCAAGTAGGAAGTAGTAGTATCCTGTGGACgttttttctgtcttccttagAAATGATGGGCTCTGGACCCTGGAAACTGATGGCATTCTTGAAAATGTCAAGGAGAGATGACCCAGAAAACTACCAGGTAAACACTGACAAGTGAGCATGTCTTCTCTGTTGAAGGGGGTATGGAGGGGAGACTTTTGGAGAAACCTCCCTTGCCTCTGAGGGGAACTGCATTTATACTGATCTAAGGTCAGGGCATCTATTTAATAATCCCTCTCTCCGTCAGTTGACCTAGGCTCAGGATCTCTCTTCAGGTCCCGCCTGAGCTTGTCCCAGGATGCTACCCTGATGGTTGACCTTGTATTTAGTGATAAACAGCACCTTGGCTCACCTTCCAGCACAGTGTGCAGCGGTCAGCACAAAGTTTCGTCTTATGAGGAAGCCGCTGCAAGCCGACAGGTGATTGTCAGGAGTGACAATTTCCAGATAGGCCATGTAGGGGCGGGCATGTGGTTTGCACTCTGTGCCCCCGATGATCTCCCCTAGAACAGAGAACCCCCAGGCCCGACACAGGTGTAGATGCCCTCTCCAGATGAATGCACAGCTGGGTTAAGGTTGGGAGAGGGTTCCTTTGATCTCCTTGCCCTAGATCCTGCCCGTCATCCTCTCAGACATCTTGATCAGCTTTTCTCACCCACAGCTCATCCTCCTCGAAATAGTCATTTCTTTCTCAAGGCACAGCAGCCAATCCTGCCTTAGATTTAGGTGGTTCCCGCTTCTGACTTCCCACACTGCCCTATCCCTGGCCCATCTGCCTTCCTGCAGCCCATGTTGTCCAGGTTCCTCCTGTCCTGCCCCCTTATAGGCACAGAACTGCAAAATCACAAAGCAATCCTTTACTTTAAGCCACAGCAAGGAAGGGGGCATGCCTGCTTTCCTGgagtctccctctgtctcccacttGCTTtaggacacccccacccccaccccagggtcaACACAAGCTCCCATGTTCCTGGAGACCACCATGGCTTTCAAGAATGGGTGGGTGTGTTCCAAAAGGAGACTTCAGTCTGAGGTTCTTGAGAAGAGCCATGAGACCCTTTACAGAGTCCCACAAGTCAGACTAAACTTCGTTGTTTTAGGAGCTGACCCTGAAGATTTGCGAGGGAAGGACCCGACACTCACCAGCCTTGGCGGCGGAGCCCAGAAGGAAGAACAGCAGATGGAGAACAAGAAGACGCATCCTCTCGGAGGGGCTGTCCACAGCTGCTGCAAGCTTTATCTTTGGGTCTTAGGACTTATTACTCTTAGGGGGTGCAGGGGAGTGGCAGAGCTGTTACCACAGGAACTGTGTGGTCATGGTTTCTTCTAGAGTTGCCTGTCTTCATGACTGGATGGTCCTCCAGAATGACACTGTTTTACTAGAGGTGAAACTGAAGCCTAGGTACTCAGGTGGGTCCTCAACTGTGCCTCTGTGTGGGTTAGGAGTGTAGGGACAGGCTATAGAGGGATCTTACCTTTTCTAGTTAGGACAACTTGTTAAATTCCCTAGAAACTTGGCTTGAGGGTAGTCTTTGCACTCAGGAGCACACAGGTTGTGATTACTATAGCCCACAGTAGGAAATGTGTTTTGCAGAAAGCCTCAatgaacatatacatgtatagCTATGTTCATGAGCAAAAAAACATACACAATATGCCATTTTTACAAATTAAGGAGGGTTAAAGTATTAATCAGGGGTGGGAGAGAAAACAGATACTGGGTAGGTTATCCAAACCAAAGCTATATCAAAAAAACTTAAGGAAATCCAATAATTAGTAAGCTAATTAAATAAAGAGTTGGAACAGAATTACTATGCATGAGTGGCAAATGTCAGTACTGGAAAACAtggacttttaaataaaaatgttaacacTGGGCATAGGATACCTCCTTGAGTTACTGGTCTCCAGAACAACACAGACTACTGCTATTTCTCTTGGTTGCTCACCGTAACCTCACGGTaaggccttattgctgaagataccacacacatTGGCtgcaggaaatagaaaatcagtCTCAAACTGACCTGGAAATTTCTTACCTAGTTCTGGAGGGTACGGTACAGGCTGCTGGGGGAGCAAAGACATCAGTAGACTTACCCAGCTCTGGACCTTGTATACTGCAATACagacctgccaggcaagatgtgtctACTAGTGCcatagtggcatgactgttattGGGGTAAATAACtgatttctgattggatttgatgCATACTCCACAGGAGGAGTATGCATGCCTGTTACTGTAATCCTGACCCAAAGTCAAAAGCCTATGGAAGGTCTTAGGGTAGAACCTGCTGTTGTCATTTTGTTTGATGGTAAAGTTGTCAAAATTGcctctaaatatttgtgtttatgatCACCGGCCTGAGCTGCTGTCatccttggtcagagaagcttctctttgcagcaggcAGCAGTCAGTGTAGAGATGTATAACTTGTCAGGTGAGAGAATGAGGgactgagtgctcagccctgCATGGACATCTATATGACCTCTCCACTCCCCAAGCAACAGTCAAGGAAcgttgtggaagaggaggcaggaagagagtgaggatGGAGAGGAGCACGGTGAACGGCTGTCTTCTGGGCATGGGTTGGCTGTCACACTCATGGACTTGAAGCAGCTGTGGTTTCCTGTACAAGCCTACAGGAGATCAAGCCAGCCAGATTCCTGTCATAGGTGGGGTAGAGCATCTCCAGACCCCATACCAAGGGGTGATTGTCAGTGAATACTTGCTGGGGAGGCAGACTTCTTCTTCATAGAGGATGTGGCCACTGATGGTTCTAGACTCATACACATGGCAACAATAAGTAAACTTACTGggttataaaaaaaatacatgaagttgggaggaaatttcaaaaataaagaaaaataaaaaatataatattctgTTAGTTTTCATGCTATTCCACTTCATTACATTGTATATTAAAACTTAACCAGCATTCCTCTTAAATAATGATTATCTGAAGCACATTAACCTGAATTTCTTCCTCTGAACCAGTGTTTACTGtcagaggaagagacagggaaaAAAACCAGATCAACTAGAGATACTCCACACACTTCACCCGGAAAGAGATGGGATGACACAGTCTGCCATTCGACTAAAAACCTTGTCAGTTCCCTAGCAACCCCATCAAATAGTTACTGTTGTTTCAGTGTTGTTGACCTGACCTTTAGGGTTTATGGTGTAGAACTAGATCTTTCTGATTTCAAATCAAGGATCCTTCTGCTCaaccaaggaagagaaagagtctTGCTAAGTGTGAGGGAAGGGACAGGGGTATGAAGTAAGTCATCtctggagggctgggggtgggggtgggttctAAACTGAAGAATACAATGCCAGTGTCTGAGAGctaacactttttctttttttaaaataactacctTGGAAAACACCATTACTGTCTGCTCACAAAGGTAGAATTGAAACTGGGAGGAAGAACACACGACCTTTAACTATTAAAAACACATCAAGAACCTGCTTGGTGCTCCCCTGGACATGGAAGCGCAGGCCACACAGTGGAGTACTATTTCTCTTGGAGACCACCAAGAGATTGGGTTCATGGGGGGAGCCTACAGAGGGCCAGTGCTTCTGCACACTGTTCCACATGCCCTtgtgccagcctgggctcctgagCACAGTGACCCATGTCTTAGTCTCCATCAGCTGTTGCTCTCATCTGAACTTTCTGAGCCCATCCCCCTCCGACCCTCTCAAGAATGAGATGTTTACACACACTTCCCTAGAATCTTTCTGCATCTGGGCATTTTAGGGTTATCAGCATTGCTTTCTTCAACCTCTGGGGTTGTCACACAAAGTACAGAATGGCCCATTAAATGTGTATTTCAGGGGGACACCAATGACAACCAAAACCCAAGAAACAACACCCCAGATATTGAATGGAACCTTCACTGAAAACTGGTGTCTATCTAAAGTTGGAATTTAACTGTAAGTCCTGTGTTTTCATTTGCTAACACTGAGTGCTCTGACACTTTGTCACTAGCAGAACAGAGGAGgatctggagctggagaagtCTTGTCTGGTGGCTCTGTATCTGCGAGACCAAGCCCCAGAGGCCTGGGGTAGGTCATGTAGGACTAGGTGACGGCCACCAGCATCATGGCTCAGATCCACCAGCATTGAGTTGTGTTTCATCTGCTCTGCTGGAGGTGAGGAAAGAGACTGAtacagttcagtccccagaaggGCATCAACCTCATAAATATCGACCCATAATTTGTATGCATTTTCTTTGTTGTGAGTATAGTTTATCAgaattctgctttctcttttggCTCCCTTGTCTGCTTTACATGTTGGTGTGTTTCATCATTTAATTATGATTTGAAGATCATGAAGCTGGGAGTGTGATTAGTTAGAAGGGAATGGGGGTTTCTAGGAGATCTTGTCTTCACTAAGAGGCAATAACTGATGGAACCTGTTATTTTCCTTGTCTCAAGGGGGTCCTGTTGGGTACTCTTCTCGTTGGTACAGTCTGAGGATGCTGTCCACAGTGGAAAGACATGGCAGCAGCATTGTGAAGGGGTGTATCCCACTGcaccagcagtcaggaggcagagagcagacagcaAGTGGGACTCTCATATAAAACTTAAAGACCAGCCTACAGCAACCAACTTCCTCCCCTGAGGCTGTACCTCTGAGGGTTCTACAACCTTCCAAAGGTGGTGCCTCTAGCTGAGGACCCAGTGTTAAAGACACGAGTCACAGAAAACTGTTCAAGATGTTTGATCAATTCATGACACATTAGTGTATATAGTATACACTCAAAATTTCATCATCTACAACATTATAAAGCCATTGGGAAAACTGGACTATCACAATAGAATATGGTATAGAGTATATGCAGCTCTGGCAGGGACAGCCACCACCCAGGAGTGgttaatttccttccttccttccttccttcctccctccctcccttccttcctccctccctcccttccttccttctttcctccctccctccctccctccttcccttccttccttccttccttccttccttccttccttccttccttccttccttcctccttccctccctccctcccttctttctttcttttctcctctctgtctctccctcctccctctcctcacctcacctctcctctcctctcctctcctctcctctcctctcctctcccctcccctcccctctcctctcctctcatttttcattttgaatcaGGCTgtcattggccttgaactctgtataCAGCTGAGACCATGGCCTTGaatcctgatccttctgcctctccccCCTCAAGTGCAGGGTTATGTGTGGTTAATTCTAAACTACTATGTCCAGTTTAGGATTTTGTTTcttaggaaataattttataatgtgaTGCTAGAAATAATTAAGATGTTCAAGATCTATTCAGTTCACAAAAGTGACTCCAAGCTTTGCATTATGGGATgaaaagctgggtatagtggtagACACTGCAAtcctcagtacttggaaggctgagaaaaGATTATGACACTTgtccctggctagcctgggcttaaTAGCAAGACCTtgtataaaactaaacagagtgAAGAAAACCCCAAAGTCATATTACTTCTATAGCAAGTCCTTCTCTGTCcttccagccagctcccaaataatgacatggagacttcttattaattatgaaagctcagctttaGTCTtgtccactagctcttataacttaaatgaacccatttatagaaatgtgtgttctgccacatggcattacctctcttccatcttacaCCTCCTCTTTCCattgtctggctggcaactctgcctttcttcttcccagaagttCTGCCTAACCtctccctgcctagctattggccattcagctctttttaaaaccaatcagaaggcatctTGGCAAAGACGCATCTTCATAGTGTAAACAAATATGTCACAACATCCTTCCTacttaaaacaatattttcaggCTACTAAgaattttcatttagaaaataattgaTAAAGTATTCCTTTAGATAGTATGAGAACAGATGGGGACAGGTAGTGATATGGGCTGGAAGACATTAATCAACCCcagcttctttcttctctggtgTCCCACGTCACCAGAGACTGGATTCTCCTCAGTgtaaccttttttgttttctgaaggcAAACCTTTGGTCACCTGTAAATCCCTCTCACTTGCAATTTCTTTGGTCAGAagatatgcatttttttttctgactcttgtgttttgtttccacTTTTGCAAGGCTTGGGTGAGAAGCTGCTGGCCTCCTCTGGATGCTTCCTTCAGCTTGCTTTGACATCCTCAGTGGGTGTCTGCTGCCAATGGTGTGTGGAGAGGCTTCATTAAGTTGAATTGCTCAGCCCTGCTATAGCACCCGCCACAGGCAAAACCTTCTTATCTATGTTTCCCTTGCTGACCTCATGAGGCCCTGCCCAGGGTTCATCGTGCAGGCCTTATTGTCCCCTCGACACCATCCCTAAGAATGAACGCTGTGGTGGTAACCAGGCTCTTGATTTTGGAGCTTCTGGGCCACCAACTGCTCCTTTGACACCAGTGGCCTGGGGCATGGAGTT encodes the following:
- the LOC118590675 gene encoding LOW QUALITY PROTEIN: chymase-like (The sequence of the model RefSeq protein was modified relative to this genomic sequence to represent the inferred CDS: deleted 1 base in 1 codon) produces the protein MRLLVLHLLFFLLGSAAKAGEIIGGTECKPHARPYMAYLEIVTPDNHLSACSGFLIRRNFVLTAAHCAGRSITVLLGAHNRKVKEDTWQKLEVEKQFPHPKYDGHLVLNDIMLLKLKEKANLTLGVGTLPFSAKSNFIHPGRVCRAVGWGRTNVNEPASDTLQEVKMSVLDPQACHHFESFHHEPQLCVGNPKKMRNVYKGDSGGPLLCAGIAQGIASYVHPNAKPPAVFTRISHYRPWINKILIEN